The Micromonospora sp. Llam0 genome contains a region encoding:
- a CDS encoding polymorphic toxin-type HINT domain-containing protein gives MSGRRVNRFWLSGVRRRVAAVLVLVVVASVLAAPRAVAAPVGTAAEPDVGLRSVAVAEHVPAGVDDGASVADFAPVPPVWPRAASVVADLSSGSAAVDVGGLPVVLSAPEPVGDVLSGRVWPDWADASEVPDRVRVEVVDPVEASAAGAALVVRVAVEGESVAGGGVRLELDYSGFAGAFGAAWASRLRLVGLSECALVETSDPECAGPVGLGSRNDPLVGRIGVDVELSAGGAGAGRVDAAVSGGGVVVGLLAAGDGETGSFKRTSLGQSASWQAGRSGGGFSWSYPLEVPPSPGGLEPEVSFGYSSSAVDGRTNGENSQPSWIGEGWDFHPGFIERSYRTCSDDLEGFPAHYTNATPDPCWREPNAKLVWRGQSTEIVLGDGDGKWRLANDDGSRIELLTGRHGYTHNGEAWRLTTTDGTQFYFGRQRLPGWNAGDRETNSVMGQGVFANHTWEPCYRSDGFYYSRCFMAYRWNLDYVVDVHGNSMSYWYDRELSRAGITGTGTYQVQYDRGSALRRVEYGTVAGGEADTVNPPMRVLFAVGDRCLSSCWSGSSPNTANWPDTPWDLQCDAAPCNNNIGPSYFTAKRLTSVTTQVRVGGVYQDVDRWDLSHGFPSTNESSALNPPSLWLSGIQRTGLAGGQAALPAVTFGGTRYANRTDHNVSAAVPVTNKYRVTEINTESGGRIEITYQGSDCTVSSQADPDHNSKRCFPQYYKPDGSPAGWSWWNKYRVTQVVERDLVGGSPAVTHSYAYSTAGATSTVLWHHNDADVWSRSLPLRTWSDFRGWPTVTVTTGTGSGHQTQSRYLYFRGMHRDRTDAGEGTRSVTLTGTDGAVHGDDWWRAGFLYERIDYAAPGGQQLNRTIQQVAGYGTSLREEDPVHAQPATWQSVISRVVTTIGYTWLEHDGTWRHTRTVDTWDTTYGTLISSDDRGDVSTLADDVCTRYTYARNTGAPWLIDTASRVETVATPCGTTPSYPNDLLSDTRFYRDGATSHTTAPTRGLVTKVETARSHDGTTPTYLTTGTTTYDSHGRPLTVTDALNRTTTTAYTPASGAPTTAVTATNPLGHDATTTLDPRRGLPTEVSDINDKVSTGVYDPLGRLTTVWAPGRPTTETPDLEYAYTITKTAPSHIRTRALGPNGNQIDSYDIYDGLLRPRQTQVTAPDGKRTISDTQYDVRGQTVKTSTFYNDASGPTGSLVTFADTAIDSQTRTVYDGAGRPTRTQLWSANTLQWETVTGYDGDRVTVDPPTGGTPTTSIIDARGRQTALRQHTGSSPTGAYEETSYGYSPRDELTTVTDPAGNQWTYTYDLLGRRTGTVDPDAGTSTSTYDNAGQVVTTTDGRGETLWHGYDNLGRPTELRDDTSTGALRASWTYDTLELGLPTSSTRHHGGDAYTTAVTGYDDGYRPLGATVTIPAAETGLAGTYTTSHTYHDNGAPATTSLPAIGGLPAETLTYGYHTASGLPTTLTTGTDTFVSATSYHYDGTVAQRILGTGGTRIRVSSPVETATRRLAASQVDTEHPTTPDAWDDAATTSYTYDQVGNVTSMAGTTAGVADQAECFTYDHLRRLTQAWTETTPTCTTPQRAGADPYRQAFTYDTTGNRLTATTWSATGSTTATSTYPTPGSPQPHTVTAVDHTGETTRTDTYAYTTGGHTQTRVVDGVTQTLTWDAEGRLATTAEPGLDTTNIYDASGNRLIRRDTTGTTLYLGHTELRRTASNGQVDGTRHYQHAGATIAVRTVTGLTWLIPDHHGTNQISVDPTTLDLTRRRTLPFGDTRGAAPTGWPDDKGFVGGTKDPTGLTHIGARHYDPTLGRFISVDPLVNPDNPQTLNAYAYANNNPTTYTDPTGLAFLEGNGGSSGTGRQTVAYSTPKNRTFKGTTTPKPKPKKTSAATGVKNAVTDFGRGIAGAVKGVASHIGGGYSEAGQAIADAWNGNWGNAFGHVKRLGGIFVDGYTMSYRGIYHTVRGLGATWWDGIQAVRNGDPGGFTYAATTNSLTVAAALIPVKIPKLRASCGGNSFIPGTAVLLANGTTKPIEQIKIGDTVLATDPETGETAAKPVEATITGDGDKNLVDVTISTDTSDQATITATDKHPFWVPEISEWIDAADLQAGQWLETSTGTRTQITAVEHHINTTQVHNLTITDIHTYYVLAGTTPVLVHNCGNTPSGVGCNCAPATGAGPNVPPIRVEGPWTLGDIGRGAHGLRPNHLGDRIEIHHADQMPGSPIHELDQVVHRGPGSQLHPNANNQGVTGGMRAEDTQLHWWYRSQEQGWGHYGPDLWYDN, from the coding sequence ATGTCGGGTCGTCGGGTCAACCGGTTCTGGTTGTCGGGTGTGCGTCGCCGGGTCGCGGCGGTGTTGGTGTTGGTGGTGGTGGCGTCGGTGTTGGCGGCTCCGCGGGCGGTGGCGGCGCCGGTGGGGACGGCGGCGGAGCCGGATGTGGGCCTGCGGTCGGTGGCGGTGGCGGAGCATGTGCCGGCGGGGGTGGATGACGGGGCGTCGGTGGCGGACTTCGCGCCGGTGCCTCCGGTGTGGCCGAGGGCGGCGTCGGTGGTGGCGGATTTGTCGTCGGGGTCGGCGGCGGTGGATGTGGGTGGTCTGCCGGTGGTGTTGTCGGCTCCGGAGCCGGTGGGTGACGTGTTGTCGGGGCGGGTGTGGCCTGATTGGGCGGATGCGTCGGAGGTGCCGGACCGGGTGCGGGTGGAGGTGGTGGATCCGGTTGAGGCGTCGGCGGCGGGGGCGGCGTTGGTGGTGCGGGTAGCGGTCGAGGGTGAGTCGGTGGCCGGTGGTGGGGTGCGGTTGGAGTTGGACTATTCGGGGTTCGCGGGGGCGTTCGGTGCGGCGTGGGCGTCGCGGTTGCGGTTGGTGGGGTTGTCGGAGTGCGCGTTGGTGGAGACGTCGGATCCGGAGTGTGCCGGGCCGGTGGGGTTGGGTTCGCGGAATGATCCGTTGGTGGGGCGGATCGGGGTGGATGTGGAGTTGTCCGCTGGCGGGGCGGGGGCGGGTCGGGTCGACGCCGCTGTTTCTGGTGGTGGTGTGGTGGTGGGGTTGTTGGCGGCGGGTGACGGGGAGACGGGGTCGTTCAAGCGGACGTCGTTGGGGCAGTCGGCGTCGTGGCAGGCGGGCCGGTCGGGGGGTGGGTTCTCGTGGTCGTATCCGTTGGAGGTGCCGCCGTCGCCGGGTGGGTTGGAGCCGGAGGTGTCGTTCGGGTATTCGTCGTCGGCGGTGGATGGTCGGACGAACGGGGAGAACTCGCAGCCGTCGTGGATCGGTGAGGGTTGGGATTTCCATCCGGGGTTCATCGAGCGGTCGTACCGGACGTGTAGTGATGATCTTGAGGGGTTTCCGGCGCATTACACGAACGCGACGCCGGATCCGTGTTGGCGGGAGCCGAACGCGAAGCTGGTGTGGCGGGGGCAGTCGACGGAGATCGTGCTGGGTGACGGGGACGGGAAGTGGCGGCTGGCCAACGATGACGGTTCCCGGATCGAGTTGTTGACCGGCCGGCACGGTTACACGCACAACGGTGAGGCGTGGCGGTTGACCACGACGGACGGTACGCAGTTCTACTTCGGTCGGCAGCGGTTGCCGGGGTGGAACGCGGGGGATCGTGAGACGAACTCGGTGATGGGGCAGGGTGTTTTCGCGAACCACACGTGGGAGCCGTGTTACCGCTCGGACGGTTTCTACTATTCGCGGTGTTTCATGGCGTATCGGTGGAATCTGGATTATGTGGTGGATGTCCACGGGAACTCGATGTCGTACTGGTACGACCGGGAGTTGAGCCGGGCGGGGATCACCGGGACGGGCACGTATCAGGTGCAGTACGACCGGGGGAGTGCGCTGCGGCGGGTGGAGTACGGCACGGTGGCCGGTGGTGAGGCGGACACGGTGAACCCGCCGATGCGGGTGTTGTTCGCGGTGGGTGACCGGTGTCTGTCGTCGTGTTGGAGTGGGAGTTCGCCGAACACGGCGAACTGGCCGGACACGCCGTGGGATCTGCAGTGTGACGCGGCGCCGTGCAACAACAACATCGGGCCGTCGTACTTCACGGCGAAGCGGTTGACGTCGGTGACGACGCAGGTGCGGGTCGGCGGGGTGTATCAGGACGTGGACCGGTGGGATCTGAGCCACGGCTTCCCGTCGACGAACGAGTCGAGCGCGTTGAATCCGCCGTCGTTGTGGCTGTCGGGCATCCAGCGGACGGGTCTGGCCGGTGGGCAGGCGGCGTTGCCGGCGGTGACGTTCGGCGGGACCCGGTACGCGAACCGGACGGACCACAACGTGTCGGCGGCGGTGCCGGTGACGAACAAGTACCGGGTCACCGAGATCAACACCGAGTCGGGTGGGCGGATCGAGATCACCTATCAGGGTTCGGACTGCACGGTGTCGTCGCAGGCGGATCCGGACCACAACTCGAAGCGGTGTTTCCCGCAGTACTACAAGCCGGACGGGTCGCCGGCGGGGTGGTCGTGGTGGAACAAGTACCGGGTGACGCAGGTGGTGGAGCGGGACCTGGTCGGTGGTTCACCGGCGGTGACGCACAGCTACGCGTATTCGACGGCGGGGGCGACGTCGACGGTGTTGTGGCATCACAACGACGCGGACGTGTGGTCGCGGTCGTTGCCGTTGCGGACGTGGTCGGATTTCCGTGGCTGGCCGACGGTGACGGTGACCACCGGCACCGGGAGCGGGCATCAGACGCAGTCCCGGTACCTGTACTTCCGGGGGATGCACCGGGACCGCACCGACGCCGGTGAGGGCACCCGTAGCGTGACGTTGACCGGCACGGACGGCGCGGTGCACGGCGACGACTGGTGGCGGGCCGGTTTCCTGTACGAGCGGATCGACTACGCCGCGCCGGGCGGGCAGCAGCTGAACCGGACGATCCAGCAGGTGGCCGGCTACGGCACCTCCCTGCGTGAGGAGGATCCGGTCCACGCCCAGCCGGCCACCTGGCAGTCGGTGATCTCCCGGGTCGTCACCACGATCGGGTACACGTGGCTGGAACACGACGGCACGTGGCGGCACACCCGGACCGTCGACACCTGGGACACCACCTACGGCACCCTGATCTCCTCCGACGACCGGGGTGACGTGTCCACCCTCGCCGACGACGTGTGCACCCGGTACACGTACGCCCGCAACACCGGCGCCCCGTGGCTGATCGACACCGCGTCGCGGGTGGAGACCGTCGCGACGCCGTGCGGCACCACCCCGTCCTACCCGAACGATCTGCTGTCCGACACCCGTTTCTACCGCGACGGCGCCACCAGCCACACCACCGCGCCGACCCGCGGCCTGGTCACCAAGGTCGAGACAGCGCGGTCCCACGACGGCACTACCCCGACCTACCTCACCACCGGCACCACCACCTACGACAGCCACGGCCGGCCGTTGACCGTCACCGACGCCCTCAACCGGACCACGACCACCGCCTACACCCCGGCGTCCGGTGCGCCGACGACGGCCGTCACGGCCACCAACCCGCTCGGTCACGACGCCACCACGACCCTCGACCCGCGTCGTGGCCTGCCGACCGAGGTCAGCGACATCAACGACAAAGTCTCCACCGGCGTGTACGACCCACTCGGCCGGCTGACCACGGTGTGGGCTCCCGGCCGGCCCACCACCGAGACACCCGACCTCGAGTACGCGTACACGATCACCAAGACCGCGCCCAGCCACATCCGGACCCGCGCCCTGGGACCGAACGGCAACCAGATCGACAGCTACGACATCTACGACGGACTGCTGCGCCCCCGGCAGACACAGGTCACCGCCCCGGACGGTAAACGCACCATCAGCGACACCCAGTACGACGTACGCGGCCAGACGGTCAAGACGTCCACGTTCTACAACGACGCGTCCGGGCCGACCGGCAGCCTGGTCACCTTCGCCGACACCGCTATCGACTCGCAGACCCGCACCGTGTACGACGGCGCCGGCCGGCCCACCCGTACCCAGTTGTGGTCGGCGAACACCCTGCAGTGGGAGACCGTGACCGGCTACGACGGTGACCGGGTCACGGTCGACCCACCCACCGGCGGCACCCCGACCACGTCGATCATCGACGCCCGGGGCCGGCAGACCGCGCTACGCCAACACACCGGCTCCTCGCCGACCGGCGCCTACGAGGAGACCAGCTACGGCTACAGCCCGCGTGACGAGCTGACCACGGTCACCGACCCGGCCGGGAACCAGTGGACCTACACCTACGACCTGCTCGGCCGGCGTACCGGCACCGTCGACCCGGACGCCGGCACCTCCACCAGCACCTACGACAACGCCGGCCAGGTGGTCACCACCACCGACGGCCGCGGTGAAACCCTCTGGCACGGCTACGACAACCTCGGCCGGCCCACCGAACTCCGCGACGACACCTCCACCGGCGCACTGCGGGCGTCGTGGACCTACGACACCCTTGAGCTTGGCCTGCCGACCTCGTCGACCCGCCACCACGGCGGCGACGCCTACACCACGGCGGTCACCGGGTATGACGACGGCTACCGGCCCCTCGGTGCCACGGTCACCATCCCCGCCGCCGAAACCGGCCTGGCCGGCACCTACACCACCAGCCACACGTACCACGACAACGGCGCCCCGGCGACCACCAGCCTGCCCGCGATCGGCGGCCTGCCCGCCGAAACCCTCACCTACGGCTACCACACCGCGTCCGGCCTGCCCACCACCCTCACCACCGGCACCGACACGTTCGTCTCCGCCACCAGCTACCACTACGACGGCACCGTCGCCCAGCGCATCCTCGGCACCGGCGGTACCCGTATCCGGGTGTCGTCACCGGTCGAGACGGCGACCCGCCGCCTGGCCGCCTCGCAGGTCGACACCGAACACCCCACCACCCCCGACGCGTGGGACGACGCCGCGACCACCAGCTACACCTACGACCAGGTTGGCAACGTCACCTCGATGGCCGGCACCACCGCCGGTGTCGCCGACCAGGCCGAATGCTTCACCTACGACCACCTGCGCCGCCTCACCCAGGCGTGGACCGAAACCACCCCGACCTGCACCACTCCGCAACGCGCCGGCGCCGACCCTTACCGGCAGGCCTTCACCTACGACACCACCGGGAACCGGCTGACCGCGACCACCTGGTCCGCGACCGGGTCGACGACCGCCACCTCCACGTACCCCACCCCGGGCAGCCCCCAACCGCACACGGTCACCGCCGTCGACCACACCGGCGAGACCACCCGGACCGACACGTACGCGTACACGACGGGCGGGCACACCCAAACCCGCGTGGTCGATGGTGTCACCCAGACCCTCACCTGGGACGCGGAAGGCCGTCTCGCCACCACCGCCGAACCCGGCCTGGACACCACCAACATCTACGACGCCTCAGGGAACCGGCTCATCCGCCGCGACACCACCGGCACCACCCTCTACCTCGGCCACACCGAACTCCGCCGCACCGCCAGCAACGGCCAGGTCGACGGCACCCGCCACTACCAACACGCCGGCGCCACCATCGCCGTCCGCACCGTCACCGGCCTCACCTGGCTCATCCCCGACCACCACGGCACCAACCAGATCAGCGTCGACCCCACCACCCTCGACCTCACCCGCCGCCGCACCCTTCCCTTCGGCGACACCCGCGGAGCTGCGCCCACCGGCTGGCCCGACGACAAAGGCTTCGTCGGCGGCACCAAAGACCCCACCGGCCTCACCCACATCGGCGCACGCCACTACGACCCCACACTCGGACGGTTCATCTCCGTCGACCCACTCGTCAACCCCGACAACCCACAAACCCTCAACGCCTACGCCTACGCCAACAACAACCCCACCACCTACACCGACCCCACCGGCCTCGCCTTCCTCGAAGGCAACGGCGGCAGCAGTGGTACCGGCCGACAGACCGTCGCCTACAGCACACCCAAAAATCGCACCTTTAAAGGAACAACAACACCAAAGCCCAAACCAAAGAAAACATCTGCGGCCACGGGTGTCAAGAACGCTGTGACCGATTTTGGCCGAGGGATCGCCGGGGCGGTCAAGGGAGTCGCCTCCCATATCGGCGGCGGCTATTCCGAAGCCGGACAGGCAATCGCGGACGCATGGAACGGCAACTGGGGAAATGCATTCGGCCACGTGAAGCGGCTGGGAGGCATCTTCGTCGACGGCTACACCATGTCCTACCGAGGCATCTACCACACAGTTCGGGGCCTCGGAGCAACCTGGTGGGACGGCATCCAAGCCGTACGAAACGGTGACCCCGGAGGCTTCACCTACGCCGCTACCACCAACTCCCTGACCGTCGCAGCAGCATTGATACCAGTGAAAATACCTAAACTTCGAGCCAGTTGTGGAGGAAACAGCTTCATCCCGGGCACCGCAGTGCTCCTCGCCAACGGCACTACCAAACCCATCGAACAGATCAAGATCGGCGACACGGTCCTCGCCACCGACCCCGAAACCGGTGAGACGGCCGCCAAACCCGTCGAAGCGACCATCACCGGCGACGGCGACAAGAACCTCGTCGACGTGACCATCTCGACCGACACCAGCGATCAGGCAACGATCACAGCCACCGACAAACACCCGTTCTGGGTCCCAGAAATATCAGAGTGGATCGACGCCGCAGACCTCCAGGCCGGCCAGTGGCTCGAAACCTCCACCGGTACCCGGACCCAGATCACCGCAGTCGAGCACCACATCAACACGACACAGGTCCATAACCTCACCATCACCGACATCCACACGTACTATGTGCTAGCCGGCACAACACCAGTCCTGGTACACAACTGCGGTAACACTCCGTCGGGTGTTGGGTGTAACTGTGCTCCTGCGACCGGTGCAGGCCCAAACGTGCCGCCAATTCGCGTCGAAGGGCCTTGGACTCTGGGTGACATTGGTCGTGGCGCACATGGTTTGCGTCCGAATCACTTGGGTGACCGAATTGAGATTCACCACGCGGACCAAATGCCTGGGTCGCCGATTCATGAACTTGATCAGGTAGTGCATCGAGGGCCTGGCTCTCAACTCCATCCGAACGCCAACAACCAAGGCGTCACCGGAGGTATGCGCGCGGAAGACACCCAACTACACTGGTGGTATCGCTCACAGGAGCAGGGTTGGGGTCATTATGGGCCGGACCTCTGGTATGACAACTAG
- a CDS encoding SMI1/KNR4 family protein yields the protein MEFEELEAQVESFRMERAGKQYPPGFQLFDSWTATEDDLAAVEAVLRTQLPSKYKRFMQIFGGGVFSFVELLPARSPDGRSEDLVSVNTGTFAVPNFVSVAPVGTGDWWGFVSEDGFCGEQVSFLDHETGAVQLDASDFYEFVSSKGLRAGR from the coding sequence ATGGAGTTTGAAGAGCTAGAAGCTCAGGTGGAGTCGTTCCGCATGGAACGGGCAGGTAAGCAGTATCCTCCCGGATTTCAGCTCTTCGACTCCTGGACTGCGACAGAGGATGATCTTGCCGCCGTCGAGGCGGTTTTGCGGACCCAGTTGCCGTCTAAATACAAGAGATTCATGCAAATATTCGGTGGCGGCGTTTTTTCCTTCGTGGAACTCTTGCCCGCCAGATCGCCGGATGGGCGTAGTGAAGATCTAGTTTCCGTCAATACCGGAACATTCGCCGTTCCTAATTTCGTATCAGTTGCTCCCGTTGGCACGGGTGACTGGTGGGGATTTGTCTCTGAGGATGGCTTTTGTGGCGAGCAGGTAAGCTTTCTCGATCATGAGACTGGTGCGGTCCAGTTGGATGCATCCGACTTTTATGAATTTGTGTCATCAAAAGGGCTTCGCGCGGGGCGCTAG
- a CDS encoding lectin has product MHVPSVRRRRSRSALTAMLAVAVGLAVVIAQPALAADESISVNFAQANGAPTYRASGWIYGMTEDGANPPDSYFRDVKFRYMRAGGAQLPGSGWVGGAYDRRWNSTLAQARRTAALGGEFIILPHDLWGADGAPISRFPGDNGDWSDYDAFLTRVFADVRAAGLTVQWDIWNEPNITLFWNRPQSQYFELWRRTYQRIRAEFPTHLIVGPSCACVPSTGGWWTQYLDYVKANNVVPDIVSWHALPGDPVANVATANQTLDSRGIAHPRPYQINEYAAPDEQNPGDGAWYIARLERAGADGLRANWAGGGNLHNDLGNLVTRDSSGQYQPKGEWWAYRFYGSQTGQKVAVTPSVSYDAVATKTAGSAKILVGGGGTTGNVAVNLQGLDTTSGIVVNNQVRVVVENIPYNNGGAVSGPVTVRDNVVTLSSNATTINVPHTNINDTSTITLLPPGDTPPPPTNQNVQVVGGQSGRCLDVPGATTTNGTQMNLWDCHGGTNQRFTYTAGGQLTVYGDKCLDASGYGTTNGTQVVVWDCHGGVNQQWSVNADGTITSVQSGLCLDAEAYGTANGTRIHLWACHGGANQQWSLRS; this is encoded by the coding sequence GTGCACGTTCCATCAGTGCGTCGACGGCGTAGCCGCAGCGCCCTTACCGCGATGCTTGCCGTCGCCGTCGGACTCGCCGTGGTGATCGCTCAGCCGGCCCTCGCGGCCGACGAGTCGATCAGCGTCAATTTCGCGCAAGCTAATGGTGCCCCAACCTACCGTGCCTCTGGCTGGATCTACGGCATGACCGAGGACGGGGCGAACCCACCCGACAGCTACTTTCGGGACGTGAAGTTCCGGTACATGCGGGCCGGCGGCGCACAGCTACCTGGCAGCGGCTGGGTCGGCGGCGCCTACGACCGCCGGTGGAACTCCACTCTCGCGCAGGCGCGACGTACCGCCGCCCTCGGCGGCGAGTTCATCATCCTGCCGCACGACCTGTGGGGCGCCGACGGCGCACCGATCAGCCGCTTCCCCGGTGACAACGGTGACTGGAGCGACTACGACGCCTTCCTCACCCGGGTGTTCGCCGACGTCAGGGCAGCCGGGCTCACGGTTCAGTGGGACATCTGGAACGAACCCAACATCACCCTCTTCTGGAACCGACCGCAGTCCCAGTACTTCGAGCTGTGGCGCCGCACCTACCAGCGCATCCGAGCCGAGTTCCCGACCCACCTGATCGTCGGGCCGAGCTGCGCCTGTGTGCCGTCGACCGGCGGCTGGTGGACGCAGTACCTGGACTACGTCAAGGCGAACAACGTCGTACCCGACATCGTCAGCTGGCATGCCCTACCCGGCGACCCGGTGGCCAACGTCGCCACCGCCAACCAGACGCTGGACTCGCGCGGCATCGCACACCCCCGGCCCTACCAGATCAACGAGTACGCCGCACCGGACGAGCAGAATCCCGGCGACGGCGCCTGGTACATCGCGCGCCTGGAGCGGGCCGGCGCGGACGGCCTGCGGGCCAACTGGGCCGGCGGTGGCAACCTGCACAACGACCTCGGCAACCTCGTTACGCGCGACTCGTCCGGCCAGTACCAACCCAAGGGTGAATGGTGGGCCTACCGCTTCTACGGATCGCAGACCGGGCAGAAGGTCGCGGTCACGCCCAGCGTCTCCTACGACGCGGTAGCCACGAAGACGGCCGGCTCCGCGAAGATTCTCGTCGGCGGCGGCGGAACCACCGGGAACGTCGCCGTCAACCTGCAGGGTCTCGACACCACCAGCGGCATAGTGGTGAACAACCAGGTCCGGGTGGTCGTCGAGAACATTCCGTACAACAACGGTGGCGCCGTGTCGGGTCCGGTCACCGTGCGGGACAACGTGGTGACACTGTCCAGCAACGCTACGACGATCAACGTGCCACACACGAACATCAACGACACGTCCACCATCACGCTGCTGCCGCCGGGCGATACTCCGCCGCCGCCGACCAACCAGAACGTCCAGGTCGTGGGTGGTCAGTCGGGTCGGTGTCTGGACGTGCCGGGCGCCACGACCACCAACGGCACCCAGATGAATCTCTGGGACTGCCACGGCGGCACCAATCAACGCTTCACCTACACGGCGGGCGGGCAACTCACCGTGTACGGCGACAAGTGCCTCGACGCGTCCGGGTACGGCACCACGAACGGCACGCAGGTGGTGGTCTGGGACTGCCACGGTGGCGTCAACCAGCAGTGGAGTGTGAACGCCGACGGCACCATCACCAGCGTGCAGTCCGGGCTCTGCCTGGACGCGGAGGCCTACGGGACGGCGAACGGCACCCGGATTCATCTCTGGGCCTGTCACGGTGGCGCCAACCAGCAGTGGAGTTTGCGCAGCTGA
- a CDS encoding extracellular solute-binding protein, with the protein MTRLSRRRRLAAAVMALAAVAAGACSPASDDPADGTYLVWDPYPQFDDDSEWVTLLENCGTSAGVTAERIGYDTTDLTNKALLAAQQGNSPDVLIVDNPVVSTLAEAGALTTTDETGLDVSNMAANLLGAGQREGRTYGVPIGANTLALYYNQDLLAAAGVDPAAITDWTSLTAALAEVTAIGKKGITFSAIGTEEGSFQFLPWFWGSGADLTNLDSPQAESALALWTGWLNRGYAPNSVINNTQTTSWQEFATGEYAFGENGTWQLTNAEKLDFAYGIIAIPASTGGAAPAPTGGEFVSIPVQEDTGRYATSKQLVSCLTSADNLLTTDSTLSYVAPVAELQEQQVAADPRLKVWVEAVRAARGRTGDDLGTRYPRISEQLWTAVQAALSGAMTPREALAAAQAAATTS; encoded by the coding sequence GTGACAAGACTCAGCCGTCGGCGACGCCTGGCCGCCGCCGTGATGGCCCTCGCCGCAGTGGCGGCCGGTGCCTGCTCGCCGGCCTCCGACGACCCCGCAGACGGCACCTACCTCGTCTGGGACCCGTATCCACAGTTCGACGACGACTCCGAGTGGGTCACGCTGCTCGAGAACTGCGGCACCTCGGCGGGGGTGACCGCCGAGCGCATCGGCTACGACACCACCGACCTGACCAACAAGGCCCTACTCGCCGCCCAGCAGGGAAACTCACCGGACGTACTGATAGTGGACAACCCGGTGGTCTCCACACTCGCCGAGGCGGGCGCACTCACCACCACCGACGAAACCGGGCTGGATGTCTCGAACATGGCGGCGAACCTGCTCGGAGCCGGCCAGCGCGAGGGCAGGACGTACGGGGTGCCGATCGGGGCGAACACCCTCGCTCTCTACTACAACCAGGACCTGCTGGCCGCAGCGGGCGTCGACCCCGCCGCGATCACGGACTGGACCTCGCTGACTGCGGCGCTGGCCGAGGTCACGGCCATCGGGAAGAAGGGCATCACCTTCTCCGCGATCGGTACCGAGGAGGGCAGCTTCCAGTTCCTACCCTGGTTCTGGGGCTCCGGCGCGGATCTGACCAACCTGGACTCGCCGCAGGCGGAGTCCGCGCTGGCGCTGTGGACCGGCTGGCTCAACCGGGGCTACGCCCCGAACTCGGTCATCAACAACACCCAGACCACGAGCTGGCAGGAGTTCGCCACCGGCGAGTACGCGTTCGGCGAGAACGGCACCTGGCAACTGACCAACGCGGAGAAGCTGGACTTCGCCTACGGCATCATCGCGATCCCCGCCAGCACCGGCGGCGCGGCACCGGCACCGACTGGCGGCGAGTTCGTGTCCATCCCGGTTCAGGAGGACACCGGTCGGTACGCGACGTCCAAGCAACTGGTGTCCTGTCTGACCAGCGCCGACAACCTGTTGACCACCGACTCGACCCTCTCCTACGTCGCGCCGGTCGCCGAGTTGCAGGAGCAGCAGGTGGCCGCGGACCCCAGGCTGAAGGTCTGGGTGGAAGCGGTCAGGGCGGCCAGGGGCCGTACCGGTGACGACCTCGGTACCAGGTATCCGAGAATCTCCGAACAACTGTGGACCGCGGTGCAGGCAGCCCTCAGCGGTGCTATGACGCCACGCGAGGCGTTGGCCGCCGCACAGGCCGCTGCCACGACCAGCTAG
- a CDS encoding carbohydrate ABC transporter permease produces MTVYLTACYAYPLYRNIELSLRDYTVRSFVQGGAPFAGLDNYRTVMADPAFGPTLAQTLVFTVGSLAFQFAIGMTLALFFHQHFPLSRTLRALILVPWLLPLIVSASTWSWLLNSDSGLVNAALDLVGMEQVNWLTSPRWSLVSVIIANIWIGIPFNLVVLYSGLQAIPAEMYEASALDGATGWQRFWSITFPLLRPVSAITLLLGLIYTLKVFDIIWIMTRGGPTGSSATLATWSYRLGFGSLLPEFGPGAAIGNLLIVMALVAALGYLRIQRRRHLR; encoded by the coding sequence GTGACCGTGTACCTGACCGCCTGCTACGCCTACCCGCTCTACCGCAACATCGAGTTGAGCCTGCGCGACTACACCGTCCGCTCGTTCGTGCAGGGCGGTGCGCCCTTCGCCGGCCTGGACAACTACCGGACGGTAATGGCTGACCCGGCGTTCGGGCCGACTCTGGCGCAGACCCTGGTCTTCACCGTCGGGTCGCTGGCCTTCCAGTTCGCCATCGGCATGACCCTGGCGCTCTTCTTCCACCAGCACTTCCCGCTGTCCCGCACGTTACGGGCGTTGATTCTCGTGCCGTGGCTGCTGCCGCTGATCGTCTCGGCGTCGACCTGGTCGTGGCTGCTCAACAGCGATTCAGGACTGGTCAACGCGGCCCTCGACCTGGTCGGGATGGAGCAGGTCAACTGGCTCACGTCGCCACGTTGGTCGCTCGTCTCGGTGATCATCGCGAACATCTGGATCGGCATCCCGTTCAACCTGGTGGTGCTCTACAGCGGCCTGCAGGCGATCCCCGCCGAGATGTACGAGGCGTCCGCGCTCGACGGCGCGACGGGCTGGCAGCGATTCTGGTCGATCACCTTCCCGTTGCTGCGCCCCGTCTCCGCGATCACCTTGCTGCTGGGGCTGATCTACACGTTGAAGGTCTTCGACATCATCTGGATCATGACCAGGGGTGGCCCGACCGGCTCCTCCGCTACGCTCGCGACCTGGTCGTACCGGCTCGGCTTCGGCAGCCTGCTGCCCGAGTTCGGTCCGGGAGCGGCGATCGGCAACCTGCTCATCGTGATGGCTCTGGTCGCCGCGCTCGGCTACCTCCGGATTCAGCGCAGGCGGCACCTGAGATGA